The stretch of DNA TTGCAATAGGAAGAGGGAAAGGAGAATATCGATGAAACAAAACAAACGGATGGTCTGGACGGCGGCGATCGGTCTGATCCTGGCGACGGCGTGCGCCCTGGCGGCGCCTCTGGCCGCGGGGAGCGAAGAGGACGCGAACATCTGCGAAAAAGCCCTCATGAACTGCCTCGCGGATCTGCCCAACGGACCCCTGGGGATTTGGGCGGTCGGGCTGAAGCTTGCCTACTGCGTCAGCGGCAACGAATTCTGCCGCAAGTACGTCGCCCCCTTCCTGTGAGGAAAACGGCCATGTCGAACCTGCGCCCGATGGTCCTGCTCTTGACGGTGGTCCTGGCCGTCCTGGTTTCCGCCGCGCCGGCGGCGATGGAGGAGGCGGATAGCCAGGTCTGCGAGAAGGCGTTCTATGTCTGCTTCACCTGGCCCGGCCACAACCTGCCCTGGGACGTCGTTGAATGCCTGGCGGGCTATAGCTATTGCAAAAAATACGTCGAGCCTCTCCTCGGCCTGCCCGGGTGAGAAAAAGCCGTTTCCCGTCCGTCTTTAGAAGTGAAAGAGGGGAACAATGAGCCAAGCTCGATCCCGTAGCCAGAAGGCGAGGATGCGACGGTTAGCCGGACTCGCGGCGGCCCTTCTGGGGGCCGCCGCTTCCGTTTCGCCGCCGCCGGCCGCCGGAAATTCGCGCCTGCCGCTTGCCATCGCCGTTGAGGAAGTCCTGTCCGTGGGAGGGCCGGATGACATGACCCTCCTGCAATGGACGGGGGTGGCCGCGGATGAGGACGGCTCGATCTATGTTCTGGACGCGCTCGACTGCGCGCTGAAGAAGTTCGACGATCGGGGCCGCCTTGTCCGGAGGACCGGACGAAAAGGCCAGGGCCCTGGCGAATTCCAGTTTCCTGTCCTGCTGGCCTTGTCGGGCGACAGGCTCTTCGCCGCGGATCAGAGGCGGCTGGGGATCCAGGTCTTCGATCGCGATCTTCGTTTTTTACGGACCATTGCGGCCGGCCGCCTCGTCTCGGCTCTGGCGGCGGCCGGCCCCGGCCGGATCGCGTATAAGCCGTTCACGCCTCCCGGCGGATCGGGCCTCTGGCTGGTCGTCGACGAGACGGGGGCGACTGTATCCGAAACGGTTTACATGGCTAAAGTCGAAACCTATCTGGCCGATTCGATCAGCTTGGCCTTCGATGGTCGGGGAAGCGCCTACACGGCGTATCTTTTCGCCGACTTGGTGGAAAAGCGGGACGAGCGGGGCCGGCTTCTCTGGAGCCGGACGCCGCGCGGCGGCGCGCCGGCTGAAACGAAAACGATCCAAGGCCTCAAAATTGCCTCGGCCATGTATTGGATGGACGCCGCCCTCGACCCGCAAGGCCGGCTGTTCTTGCTCGCCGGAGGGAAGACCAAAAACCCGGGCCGCGATGTTCTCGTCTTCAACTCTGAAGGGGCCCTCATGACGACTTTCGTTCTGCCCCAGGTCAGCCATTGCCTCTATATCGACCGCCGCGGCTTCCTCTATGCCCGGGCGGACGAGGGCGTAACGCTGAAGAAATACCGGATCAGGTATCTCTAAGGTGAATGGCGTGCTTCGCCGAACGCTTCTCAAGCTCGGCCTGTGGGCCGGTGTTTTGTCCACAGCCCGTCCGGCGACCTTTGGGCCGGCCGCGACGGGGACGGGGCATGGCTGGCTGATCCTCGATTTTGACGCGGTCTTTTGCGGCGGCTGTTTCGAGCCGGTCCTGGACTTCTTAAGGGCGGTCCCGGCCGCCGTCCAGGAAACCGCCTTGACGGCCGTCCTCGTCTATGCCGCCGCTTCGGCGGTCTCGGTCGCGGAGGCCCGGAGGAGGATCGTCGAAGCCAAATGGGACGGGCTCCGGCGCAGCCAAGACTGGGCTTTGCCGGCGTTCCTGGACACGGAAGGGGACTTCCGGGGCTGGGTCCGGCGGCGGTCCGCCCGTCTGATCGTATTCGACGGCCGCACCCGGGCGGTCATCGGCCACGACCTGCCTTTGCAGGGTCGGCGGATCGACGACATCCTGGCGGTTCTGATAGACTAGGAGCGGGGGACGCTATGATCCATCCGGAACGATTGAAGACCCTGAACGACAAGGATATCCGCAAGGGCGACTATGTCCTATACTGGATGCAAGCCTCTCAGCGCTCCGAGTGCAACCATGCCCTCGAGTACGCCGTCCGCCACGCCGACGAGCTTCGTCTGCCCCTGGTGGCCTTCTTCGGCCTCACTCCGCGGTATCCGGGCGCCAACGAGCGGCATTACGCTTTTCTGCTCGAAGGCTTGGCCGAGGCTCGCTGCCATCTGGAGAGGAAGGGCATCCAGCTCGTGATCCGGTCCGTCTCGCCCGAGCGGGGGGCGGCGGAGATGGCCGAACGGGCGGCTCTGACCGTTGTCGACCGGGGCTATACCCGGCTCCAGCGGACCTGGCGGTCCCGGGCGGCCGAAGCGATGGATTGCCTGCTGGTCCAGGTCGAGACCGACGCCGTAATCCCCGTGGAGACGGCTTCGCCGAAAGAGGAATGGAGCGCGGCCACCTTCCGCCCGAAAGTCCTTGCCCGCCGGGAAGATTTCCTGCGGCCGCTGCGGGAACGAAAACCCCGCCGCGACTCGCTCGGCCTAGCTTTCGATTCGCTGCCGCTCGTGGACATCGACGCCGTCCTGGCCGGCCTGCCCATCGACCACGGCGTCAAGCGGTCGCGCTACTTCCCGTCCGGTCCGTCCGAGGCCAAGGCGAGGCTGAAGCGTTTTCTCAAGGATAAGCTGGATTATTTCGGCGAGCTGAGGAACCTCCCCACCTTGGATGCCCAATCCCATCTCAGTCCGTATCTCCATTTTGGCCAGATCTCGCCGCTACAGATCGCCCTTCAGGCGATCGAAGCCGGCGGTCCCGGGGTCGAGCCGTTTCTCGAGGAGCTCCTTGTCCGGCGCGAGCTCAGCCTCAACTTCGTCCACTTCAACTCCCGCTATGACGAATGGGAGGCCGTTCCGGCCTGGGCCCGGGCGACCCTGGCGGAGCATGCCTCCGATCCGCGGGCGGCCCGTTACTCGCCCCAGGAGCTTGAAGAAGCCCGGACCCGGGATCCCTATTGGAACGCGGCCCAAGACGAAATGCGGATCAAGGGCAAGATGCACGGCTATATGCGGATGTACTGGGGCAAGAAGATCCTGGAATGGAGCCGCACCCCCGAGGAGGGCTTCCGGACGGCCCTGGCCTTGAACGACAAGTACGAGCTGGATGGGAGGGATCCCAACAGCTTCGCCGGGGTCGCCTGGTGTTTCGGCAAGCACGACCGGCCCTGGCCCAAGCGTCCCGTCTTCGGAGCCGTGCGGTCGATGAACGACGCGGGCCTGCGCCGCAAGTTCGACGCGGACCAGTATGTCCGGATGATCGATCGTCTGCGGTCGACACCTTCCTGACCCAAGCGGCAGGGGTTTAGGCGTGGATGTGGTATTTCTCGACTAGATGGTCGGGCTGATAGGACAGCTTGGCCCGGCGCAGGCCGGGGATGCCGAGGTCCTGTTCGCGGTTGATGAAAGCCGTATCGGCCCACTCTCGCCGCACATATTCCCTGTTCATCAGCTGGGCCAGGCCCTCGTAGCGGGGGCTGACGATCTCGATGTGGATGACCGCGGTGCCGGCGTTGAGCCGTTCGCCGATGGCCAGGGCCACCACGGCCCCTTCCGTCTCGATGGCGCCGCCGGTCAAGCCCAGCGTCTCGTAGTGGAGGAGCGCTTCGCGGATGGCGTCCTGCTGGGCGTCGATGGATCCGCCCTCCAGGCCCTTGGCCGCCAGCCATTCGCCGAAGAGGTCGCTGCAGGCGCTCAAGTCCCCGGCTCCGATCCGGACATAGCGCCAAGCATGGGATTTTTCGAATTTC from Candidatus Aminicenantes bacterium encodes:
- a CDS encoding deoxyribodipyrimidine photo-lyase is translated as MIHPERLKTLNDKDIRKGDYVLYWMQASQRSECNHALEYAVRHADELRLPLVAFFGLTPRYPGANERHYAFLLEGLAEARCHLERKGIQLVIRSVSPERGAAEMAERAALTVVDRGYTRLQRTWRSRAAEAMDCLLVQVETDAVIPVETASPKEEWSAATFRPKVLARREDFLRPLRERKPRRDSLGLAFDSLPLVDIDAVLAGLPIDHGVKRSRYFPSGPSEAKARLKRFLKDKLDYFGELRNLPTLDAQSHLSPYLHFGQISPLQIALQAIEAGGPGVEPFLEELLVRRELSLNFVHFNSRYDEWEAVPAWARATLAEHASDPRAARYSPQELEEARTRDPYWNAAQDEMRIKGKMHGYMRMYWGKKILEWSRTPEEGFRTALALNDKYELDGRDPNSFAGVAWCFGKHDRPWPKRPVFGAVRSMNDAGLRRKFDADQYVRMIDRLRSTPS
- a CDS encoding phosphatidylglycerol lysyltransferase domain-containing protein, encoding MSLPVFPQFKPLELADREALLPYFQRHPLEISESTFANHFIWRRFDHPRFTTIHGNLCFCFTPPDQPAYFLQPLGETDIPDTIRTCLTTAPRLSRIPASFAERWCGGLSCAPDRDDFDYVYRTTDLAELKGKKFDGKRNRIKKFEKSHAWRYVRIGAGDLSACSDLFGEWLAAKGLEGGSIDAQQDAIREALLHYETLGLTGGAIETEGAVVALAIGERLNAGTAVIHIEIVSPRYEGLAQLMNREYVRREWADTAFINREQDLGIPGLRRAKLSYQPDHLVEKYHIHA